Part of the Cellulomonas hominis genome, CATCGCGGCGGCCCCGTCCACCATGGCGACCTGCTGCAGGGTGTGGAACGCGCGGCTGACGTTCTCCTCCTCGGTCGCCTTCGCCGGGTGGTGCGCGTGCACGTAGGCCGCCCGGACGAACCGGGACGGGGAGGAGTAGTCACCGGGGACGCCGCGCATGTGCGACCCCGAGCCGAACGGCGTCAGGCGCGCCCCGCCGAGCACGGTCTCCTCGGGGAACTCCGGCGAGACGTTCAGGTAGTTCCGCAGGTTCTCGTGGTGCCAGCCGAACCCGGGCTGGTTCGCCAGGACGTCGACGTCGTCGTCGAGCACGTGCATCCCGTCGGCCGTGTGCTCGACGACGACGGCGCGCTCGGCGTCGCCGATGATCCAGTGCAGCAGCGAGCTCGGGTACGTCTCGTTGATCGGCCGGTCGACGATCACGACGTCGGCGAGCGCGGCCTCGACCTCGGCCACGCTCGCGAACTGCGAGGCCACCCAGAGCGGGAACTCGTACGCGGCGACGTTCGTCGCGCCCGCGACCGGCTCCGGCGCGTACGACGCGTAGCCGGGGAAGTTCAGGCCCGCGACGGCGAGGCCGGCGTCGTTCCCGCAGTCGAACTACAGCGGGGTGCCCTCCGCGACGATGCCCATGCCGATGGTCGCGTGCCGGATGGCCGGCACCGCCCCGAACGGCGACCGCGGGACGTACCCCGTGGGCGTCACGACCACCCGCTCGCCGTAGCCGCTCGTCCAGTCGAGGTTGCGGGCGAGGTACAGATGGCCGTCGCCGTCGGAGAACCTGATTCCCGTGCACATGTCGTCGCCCCCTGTCCGGTGCGTCCCGGCCGCCGGGTGCACCACCCCGGCGTGCCGGGGACGTCGGTGCGCGGCCGGATCCGCGGGTCCAGCATGTCGCGGGCTCGGGGCGGGTGCACCCGGGGCCGGACGTCAGCCGGCGCGCGGTCGCCGGTCCGCCGGGCCGTCCAGCGCCCGCACGCCCGCCCGCAGCACCTCGATGACGCGGTCCACGTCGTACACCGCCCCGCCCCATGTCCCGCCGCTCACGTCCTGCAGCGCCGCCCACAGGCGCGTGTCGTCCGGCAGGCGCGGGTGCGCGGCGAGCCCCGGGTGCGGCGGCCGCCGGGCGAGCACCGCAGCGCCCTCGACCGGCGTGACCCGGGCGCCGGCCGACCCGACGTAGTCCACGGAGCCCGTCAGCCGCGTGACGTCGATGCGGATCTCCACGAGGTCGCCGTCGCGGAGCCGCCCGAGCGGCCCTCCGGCCAGCGCCTCCGGCCCGACGTGGCCGACGCACGCGCCGGTGGACACGCCGGAGAACCGCGCGTCGGTGACCAGCGAGATCTCCGTGCCGTAGCTGAGGTGCTTGAGCGCGGAGGTGACCTGGTAGGTCTCCTCCATGCCGGTGCCGAGGGGGCCGCCGCCGATGATCACCATGATGTCGCCCGGGGCGACGTCGCGGGCCTTGATGGCGGCGATCGCGCCGGCCTCGGAGGTGAAGACCCGGGCGGGGCCGACGTGGTGGAACACGCCGTCGGCGAGGCGGCGGGGGTCGATGGCGGTGGACTTGACGACGGAGCCCTCCGGGGCGAGGTTCCCCCGGGGGAAGGTGGAGGTGGGGGTGAGGCCGCGCCGGCGCGCCTGCGCGGGGCTCATGATGACGTCGTCGGGCTCCACCCCGTCCTGCACGCGCAGGATCTGGTGCATGCGCGCGCGGCGGGCGGAGCCGGCCCACCAGTCGAGGACGGTGCCGAGCGTCTCGCCGGTGGCCGTGCCGGCGTCGAGGTGCAGGAGGCCGAGGTCGCGCAGGTGCAGCATGACCTCGGGTGTCCCGCCGGCCAGGAACAGGCGGATGGTGGGGTGCTGCACGGGGCCGTTGGGCAGCACGCTGACGAGGCGCGGCACGGCGGCGTTGACGCGCGCCCAGTCGTCGACGGTGGGCCGCGGGACCCCGGCGGCGTGCGCGATGGCGGGCAGGTGCAGCAGCAGGTTCGTGGACCCGCCGACCGCGGCGTGCACCACCATGGCGTTCTCGAACGCCTCGGGGGTGAGGACGTCCCGGGTGGTGCCGCCGCGGGCGCGCTGGTGGAGGACGGCGAGCGCCGACTGCCGCGCGATCTCGACCCACACCGGCGAGCCGGACGGCGCGAGCGCGGAGTGGGGGAGCGCGAGGCCGAGCGCCTCGGCGACCACCTGGCTGGTGCCGGCGGTCCCGAGGAAGTGGCAGCCGCCGCCCGGGGACGCGCAGGCGAGGCAGCCGAGCGCGGTGGCCTCCTCGAGGGTGAGCTCGTCGTTGGCGAACCGGGCGCCGATGGTCTGGACGCGCGCCAGGTCCTCGCCGGTCGTCGGGGGCAGCGTGACGCCGCCGGGGACGAGCACGGCGGGCAGGTCGTGCTGCGACGCGAGCGCCATCATCGTGGCGGGCAGGCCCTTGTCGCAGGTGGCGACGCCCAGGACGGCCGCCCGGGTGGGCAGCGACCGGATGAGGCGCCGCATCACGGTGGCGGCGTCGTTGCGGTACGGCAGCGAGTCGAACATGCCGGTGGTGCCCTGGGTCCGGCCGTCGCACGGGTCGGAGACGAAGGTGGCGAACGGCAGCCCGCCGGCCTCGGCGACGGTCTGCGCGGCGGCGCGCACCTGGTCCGCGAGCTCGACGTGCCCGGAGTGCAGGCCGAGCGCGACCGGCTCGCCGGTGGCGGAGCGCAGCCCGCCGGCGGTGGACACGATCATGACCTGCGGCCCGAGCAGGTTCGCGGCCGGCCAGCCCATGCCGACGTTCTGCGTCATCCCGAACACGTCGCCGCTGGGCGACTCGCGCAGCTGCTCGGCGGTCAGGGGCAGCCTCCCGCGCGGCCCCGCGGCGCGGGTCCGCAGCCGGTCCGTGCCGTCGCGCAGCTCGACGAGGCGCTCCCAGGACGTCATGGCAGGGCCTCCACCGCGGCCATCAGCGCGGCGAGGGCGTCGGACTGGTCCGGCGTCGCGGGCAGGTGCGGCGGGGTGCAGTGCCGCTGGATCGGCACCCCGCGTGCCGCCATGCCCTCCTTGAGCAGCGGGAAGAACGGCGCGCCGAGCGCGTACAGGCCCATGAGCGTGTCGACGCGCCGCTGCTCGCGGGCGATCGCCGCGGCGTCCCCGGAGTCGACGGCCCGCACGTAGGCGGCGCAGATCTCCGGGTACAGGTTGGCGAGGCCGCCGATCGCCCCGGCCCCGCCGGAGGTCACGACGTGGTGCAGGTTCTCGTCGAACCCGGCGAACACCCGGAACCCGGGGAACTCCGGCAGCAGCTCGGTGAGCAGGCGCCGGGTGTGCCCGACCTCCAGGACCGTGTCCTTGTACCCGACGATGTTCGGGTGCCGGCGCAGCAGCCGCCGTGTGACGCCGGGCCCGAGGTCGTAGCCCGTGCGCGCCGGGAAGT contains:
- a CDS encoding dihydrodipicolinate synthase family protein; translated protein: MTAVARFYAPAVTAFHADGTLDREGNVAVWEHVLDGGVDGIVLLGSTGEFFAMRPEQKRELIDLAVGSVGPRAELVVGTGCLRVDETIELSRYALDAGAPAVMIVSPYYFALEDPSIEAYYSAVAEQVPGDIYLYNFPARTGYDLGPGVTRRLLRRHPNIVGYKDTVLEVGHTRRLLTELLPEFPGFRVFAGFDENLHHVVTSGGAGAIGGLANLYPEICAAYVRAVDSGDAAAIAREQRRVDTLMGLYALGAPFFPLLKEGMAARGVPIQRHCTPPHLPATPDQSDALAALMAAVEALP
- a CDS encoding YjhG/YagF family D-xylonate dehydratase, with the protein product MTSWERLVELRDGTDRLRTRAAGPRGRLPLTAEQLRESPSGDVFGMTQNVGMGWPAANLLGPQVMIVSTAGGLRSATGEPVALGLHSGHVELADQVRAAAQTVAEAGGLPFATFVSDPCDGRTQGTTGMFDSLPYRNDAATVMRRLIRSLPTRAAVLGVATCDKGLPATMMALASQHDLPAVLVPGGVTLPPTTGEDLARVQTIGARFANDELTLEEATALGCLACASPGGGCHFLGTAGTSQVVAEALGLALPHSALAPSGSPVWVEIARQSALAVLHQRARGGTTRDVLTPEAFENAMVVHAAVGGSTNLLLHLPAIAHAAGVPRPTVDDWARVNAAVPRLVSVLPNGPVQHPTIRLFLAGGTPEVMLHLRDLGLLHLDAGTATGETLGTVLDWWAGSARRARMHQILRVQDGVEPDDVIMSPAQARRRGLTPTSTFPRGNLAPEGSVVKSTAIDPRRLADGVFHHVGPARVFTSEAGAIAAIKARDVAPGDIMVIIGGGPLGTGMEETYQVTSALKHLSYGTEISLVTDARFSGVSTGACVGHVGPEALAGGPLGRLRDGDLVEIRIDVTRLTGSVDYVGSAGARVTPVEGAAVLARRPPHPGLAAHPRLPDDTRLWAALQDVSGGTWGGAVYDVDRVIEVLRAGVRALDGPADRRPRAG